ATATAAGTACCTTTCTGTCCTTTGCATTAGGTACCCAACTATTGTACTTTACAGCATCGTTACTGATTACCACTGGATTCTCAACTGGCTTCTCCTCTGGCATTGGCTCCCACCTACTTTTCGATCGTCTGGGactttttttaaactttggCAATAAAGAATCCTGGACTGATGACAGTGAACTACTGCACGAAACATCAACAAATAATatttgtcataatattacaTCACTCATTAAAATAACATTCTGTCGtcaacattataatttaatgttacAAAGGATAGGATGCATATGAAGCACAGATGCAATGCATGGAATATAAgtatgaaaagaataaaaatgaggataaaattaaaaaataaaataagacatgcATCACTTTCCATTAAATTATCCTAATTATTTAAAGGAGGCAGATAAGTAATATCAGAACTTCCAAGACATTAGATGTTTCTAGTTGttcattcaataatttttattccttGATGCATTGCTTTAGATATTAAGAAAACCTTCTACagatgtaaaatgaaaaagctATAAACTTAGTATAAGCTCTAAGGATAAGCATTTAGGTATGTGCTTTGGTATCAGATAGAGACTACATAGATGCATTCTCATCTTTATGAATTAGCGTTTTATTGCACTTCTTAGAAAGTAAGTTTCAACCACACAATTCGATAGTGTCTCTAATCAATATTGGATCTCCAACATCACTAAATAGTCCAAAATATTACTCTTGAATTTAGGCTGGGTATAgacataaacataaatattccATTAACAAACTCCAATTTTGTCATATCTATAGTTGATGTGGAATCTCTACACACACTCTAATGCCCGGGATTAGCCATGTGGATCGTGGAGATAATAGAACTAGTTTTAATTTACAATACACTGGAAAACGCATGGACAAGGCAGATTGTATTAGAAAAGCACATGGCTAGGTAGAATTTTAGACTCCAGGGTATCCAAATATCAGATCTATAACAGATCTACCATCTTGAATTTAGTACAAGATTAACTTGATCAAAAAGCTACACATAAGGTGATCGTTGTCCAAACCTTTATAAGCTCTAGTCTGaccaaatcaaattataatcaAGGGACATGATTAATAGTTTCTAAAATGTCACATTTACTGCAACAGAAATGCCTATGAGCTTCtaataacatttaaaacatataagttCTTATTGTGTATAAAGGGGAAGCTCCCATCATACTAACTATCACATCAAACAAAATTCCTAACAGTTTCTATAACTACTTTAATAAAGTACCGTAATTCTCTGTTGTTCAGCATAATctatttacttttactttaaatttttaacttttttttaatttaactacattcaaattttcatttttttggcCCTCCCAACCACAAGAAATAAGCTACTTCAATTCCTCCTTGGACATATTCCAGATGGAAaataggaagaagaaacagaaattGACCAAAcaatgaaaattagaaaagagCGTAAGCACCTGAAATTTACACTCAGGTGGGTTCAATAATGATATTTCAACCaacaaaaacaagagaaatCATACTCTTTATTGATCACATCTGCATCTGGCATTGGGAAAAGTGGTTCCATATCCCAATTTCGTGTGTTGAGGGTACCATCAGCTGTTGCCTTAGTTATCATCTGCAAGTAGGTTAAGGAATCTATTAAGATTATTATTGAagcaaattaaaacaaaaatcaagaaaacaaCATATATGATTGATGTTAATAGCAAACAACAAAAAGGACAAGAAGACAGAGTATAAAACTGAATATTTGTTATCCACAACAATGGAATCCATCACATGGATCTAACAGGATGATGCATTAGATAGTATAGTACCCTAATACATAGCTGGCAGTTGACCAGAATTATGAGCATGGGAACAGAAAAACATGTCAACGATTCTTCTCCAAAGTCAATTACCATAAGTGAAAACGagtaaaaataaattccaattctCAGACACAGCATCAGATAATAATTGTCCCCCTTTGCAGGCAAAAACTGCAATTGTTTTCAGTAACATTCTTGAACGCACTGGAGGAGAGGGAGACCAAGAAGGATTTCAAAAGAAATTGTCAAGGGAGATCTCATGGTAAACAATATTCCTTAAGCTCAGGCCTTTTACTGCACTGAATGGCACCATGTTCTCCCTCTAGCTCATAATAAGATTCTACAGCTCAGCTCTGTGGAcatttctctttcatccttTTGCTCACACAAGTTGTGTGCTTATTGAAGGGAAAATTTACAAGACATTGTGTGCATGTAAAAAGATTTGGCAGCAGGTATTATTCAAGAATTTAATTATGAGACATTGTCAGTATAAAGTATGcatctaaaaaaaattttattatgaagaGTTTCACAGGCATGCACTGTCAGTGTAAAACCTTTTATACACTATTGAAGTCGATataaaagtcaaccaatcagaAATCATCCCTAGTATGAATTTCAAGATAGtcattataaaagttaatatacCATACATGCTGGTTAGTGATTGGACGAAAAGTGACATTATTAATCACATTAAAAGAAGGAGTAAGAATGTTGCCGTGGGTATGTCCGCACACAAATGTCCCTCTATCACTTACCATTATTAGCTCTATAAACAAATGTCAACTTTTTTTTCTGAATGACTCCAGTATCAATTTAAAAACATGAAGGCGAGTTATACAAAATTACACAATCAGATACTTCTTCTGCTCTGAATAACTAAGGTCAAGAACATAAACTCTGTTCTGTTTGATTCTAACGTTATATACAAACATGCATCATTTGCAATAGAGTAAAAGCTCCAAAACTAGAAGGGAGAGGCAAACAAATCtagcaaataaataaagaccagaatatgaaagaaatattatcatcatatattttcttcttccaataTAAGACTAAAAACCCACCTCCTTCATGACAGCCTGACATGCAGCCATTTGCTTATCATCTTTACAACGAGCCAAAGCTCTTTCCACATAGCCCCGTAAAGACTTGGGAAACATACCAGGCTGTGAGCAAGAATAGTTCGGTATtcattaaaagataataaattttttttttcttttattgaaaaatctTCCCAAACTTGTGAGTCCAAACACTTAGTTTCCATCAACTTATAGTACAATGATCCTTTCTAAAACTTTATTCTTCTTATAAagcaaataatgaaataaaataaataaattgtcaGGATGATAATAATTTAGCATgcattatgtaatttaaaaatccATTGAATATTATTGTCCAAGTATCACCTTAAGTATGGAATTAGCAGCATCGTTAGATGATACTTTCTCAGCTGGCTTTGGTAACGAAACCGCTATATACACAGGTTTCGGTGCAGAACCAGTTGAAGAGCCATCCTTTTCGGCTTTGGGCTGTCCAAATGTCAAATTTGAAGCAATTCGTGGATTTGTAGGAATTTGAAGTTTGCTTACCCGTTTTGCATCTGGAGACGGAGCACTTTGTACAGGCGACAAGTTTACCTGTTGAGAGGGGAGAGGCAGCGGAGGAGGAGGAGGGAGGTACAAATTGGTTCCTTGAGAAGATACAGTCTTCTGTTGATCCTGAAATGTATCATAAGAAGATTTTAAATCCAAAGGACTTTGATAGTTTGGCTGAATAGGATTAGTTTGTTGTATCTGAGAAGTTTGGGGCCCATGTTTCCAGTAACCATCGTGATCACCACCATTTACTGCAGCAGGCTGACCACAATAAGAAatgaacataaaattaataagttaacTAAACTAgacttccaaaaaaaaaaaaaaactaaccaCCCAAATACAACAATCTCATAAAACTGAAGCCAGACAAATATTAGATATCCATcgtgcaattttttttattagaattggAATTCAGCAACAGCCATAACAAAAGCAACTTCACAGTATGAATAACAATTTATCTGTTCTGTCAGGTCAAATATTCTAAGTAATCTTTTTTCCACACTTTCGGTCTGAAAGTAATCTCAAACCTGAAAAGAAGGTATAGCGGAAGAGCTGGACTCTTGCCTCCAAAATGGTGGATATGACTGCTGAGGCTGGCTACTTGGAGTTGCATAACCACTAGTAACTGCAGGAATAGGGCAACCCAAAGCAGATGAACTTGTGACAGATAAGTTCTCTGTTCCAGGTGCACAGCTGACTTCTGTTTGGTTGTAGTAGTCTGCCCACTGTTTGTACTGTTGCTGATACTGCATTGAAGTAGTGGCAGCACCAGAACTATAGGAACTACTGGAATCCGGGGTGTAATTAGTATATGGATGAGAAGAGTAACTGCCATTGTTCCACACAGTCGCTTGATTTCCATATCCGCTGCTGTTTTGGTAACCTCCAGTAGTCTGATAATCAGCAGGATTGTAATAAGTGCTTGAATAACTTGCGGATCCAGCATAAGACCCAGTATTCTGAAAGGAGGAAATAGGCTGATAAGGAGCACCTGTGTTTTGATATGCTCCTACAGGCTGTGAATAGGTATGATTAGGTTGCTGCTGATAGTTGTTATAGTAGCCCGAGTATCCCATGCTGCCATAACCATATGGATTAGAAGAACTTGGGTATGATGCGTATGCATTGTAATCTTGGGTTACATTAGCTGTTCCCAAATTTGATGAATTACCAGCAACTGATGATACATTGTGTCCATCTTGAATGCTTCTTGCAGGCGGCTGTGGATGTTGATCGTACTGGTAGGTTGGATTAGAATAGATCCCGTTTCCTGTAGAGCTATGAACAGTCCATGATGCAGCTTCAGACCCAGTTGTAGTGGGAGCATAGGAAGTTGGATGATGTTGGCTAGCATCAACGTGCCGGTTCTACAAAAGAGATTACGAGTTACGCTTTAAGTAATCAAAGTATACTCAACTGAACCGTGCAAGAATTAAGTGATACAACGATGAGATATCATTCAGGCCAAAACAtccaaaacagaaaaattaTGGCGTAGAAATTAAATAGGAGTCCATTTACACCAGTAATCTATGACAGTGCAGAAAGAGAATTAGCCGCTTAGCAAAACATATTTTTCCCCTGGAAGACAAATCATTCACATAACAGGCAGAGAAAACTTCTCCAGCAAACTCTTACGATTTACTAAGAGttgaaaatatcaaaacaatgATTGCAGCAGGCTCTCAGTATTCAGCAACATAGGGATCAAAATTTTAACGGATGCAAGGTTTGTATGAAGAACACTTGAACGACATCAGTACATCACATTTTCAaactcattaaaaaaacaacactgTTTGATTCACAAACTTGACCATAAACATAAGCATCTAAACAACTTAGTTTTTAAGACACGGAACCACGCTTCATAGATTACCTCGAACAGGTGCGGCTCCGCGGGAGCTAAGGTCTCAGTATTACTTCCTTCGTTGGCCATCTCTCGGAAACCCTGAttgagcaaaaaaaaaaaaaacagacgcagataattaataataaagtcGGTGGAAATATGAGAAAAACCCTAATAAATTGATAAGAAATAGCAAGAGTGAAAACCTCGTGAAAT
This genomic interval from Vigna radiata var. radiata cultivar VC1973A chromosome 8, Vradiata_ver6, whole genome shotgun sequence contains the following:
- the LOC106771980 gene encoding SAC3 family protein A isoform X6 encodes the protein MANEGSNTETLAPAEPHLFENRHVDASQHHPTSYAPTTTGSEAASWTVHSSTGNGIYSNPTYQYDQHPQPPARSIQDGHNVSSVAGNSSNLGTANVTQDYNAYASYPSSSNPYGYGSMGYSGYYNNYQQQPNHTYSQPVGAYQNTGAPYQPISSFQNTGSYAGSASYSSTYYNPADYQTTGGYQNSSGYGNQATVWNNGSYSSHPYTNYTPDSSSSYSSGAATTSMQYQQQYKQWADYYNQTEVSCAPGTENLSVTSSSALGCPIPAVTSGYATPSSQPQQSYPPFWRQESSSSAIPSFQPAAVNGGDHDGYWKHGPQTSQIQQTNPIQPNYQSPLDLKSSYDTFQDQQKTVSSQGTNLYLPPPPPLPLPSQQVNLSPVQSAPSPDAKRVSKLQIPTNPRIASNLTFGQPKAEKDGSSTGSAPKPVYIAVSLPKPAEKVSSNDAANSILKMITKATADGTLNTRNWDMEPLFPMPDADVINKDSSLSSVQDSLLPKFKKSPRRSKSRWEPMPEEKPVENPVVISNDAVKYNSWVPNAKDRKVAMENKEGKEDVLRNTKFSPLLQRMSNKALQRPFKKQRLTDASIVSENGDASSDSDKEQSLTSYYPSAMTFSDTPEERKRRENRSKRFDLQGHRTENNHSRKKHAAAGNLYNRRASALVLSKNFEDGASKAVEDIDWDALTVKGTCQEIEKRYLRLTSAPDPATVRPEEVLEKALLMVKNSQKNYLYKCDQLKSIRQDLTVQRIRNQLTVKVYETHARLALEFGDLPEYNQCQSQLTTLYAEGIEGSDMEFAAYNLLCVIMHSNNNRDLVSSMARLSLEAKKDEAVKHALAVRAAVTSGNYIAFFRLYKAAPNLNTCLMDLYVEKMRYKAVNCMCRSYRPTLPVSYISQVLGFSTGAAINGASDERDTDALEECSEWLKAHGASIITDNNGDTLLDTKVSASTLCMPEPEDAVAHGDANLAVNDFLARAPL
- the LOC106771980 gene encoding SAC3 family protein A isoform X5 translates to MANEGSNTETLAPAEPHLFENRHVDASQHHPTSYAPTTTGSEAASWTVHSSTGNGIYSNPTYQYDQHPQPPARSIQDGHNVSSVAGNSSNLGTANVTQDYNAYASYPSSSNPYGYGSMGYSGYYNNYQQQPNHTYSQPVGAYQNTGAPYQPISSFQNTGSYAGSASYSSTYYNPADYQTTGGYQNSSGYGNQATVWNNGSYSSHPYTNYTPDSSSSYSSGAATTSMQYQQQYKQWADYYNQTEVSCAPGTENLSVTSSSALGCPIPAVTSGYATPSSQPQQSYPPFWRQESSSSAIPSFQPAAVNGGDHDGYWKHGPQTSQIQQTNPIQPNYQSPLDLKSSYDTFQDQQKTVSSQGTNLYLPPPPPLPLPSQQVNLSPVQSAPSPDAKRVSKLQIPTNPRIASNLTFGQPKAEKDGSSTGSAPKPVYIAVSLPKPAEKVSSNDAANSILKPGMFPKSLRGYVERALARCKDDKQMAACQAVMKEMITKATADGTLNTRNWDMEPLFPMPDADVINKDSSLSSVQDSLLPKFKKSPRRSKSRWEPMPEEKPVENPVVISNDAVKYNSWVPNAKDRKRMSNKALQRPFKKQRLTDASIVSENGDASSDSDKEQSLTSYYPSAMTFSDTPEERKRRENRSKRFDLQGHRTENNHSRKKHAAAGNLYNRRASALVLSKNFEDGASKAVEDIDWDALTVKGTCQEIEKRYLRLTSAPDPATVRPEEVLEKALLMVKNSQKNYLYKCDQLKSIRQDLTVQRIRNQLTVKVYETHARLALEFGDLPEYNQCQSQLTTLYAEGIEGSDMEFAAYNLLCVIMHSNNNRDLVSSMARLSLEAKKDEAVKHALAVRAAVTSGNYIAFFRLYKAAPNLNTCLMDLYVEKMRYKAVNCMCRSYRPTLPVSYISQVLGFSTGAAINGASDERDTDALEECSEWLKAHGASIITDNNGDTLLDTKVSASTLCMPEPEDAVAHGDANLAVNDFLARAPL
- the LOC106771980 gene encoding SAC3 family protein A isoform X3, which produces MANEGSNTETLAPAEPHLFENRHVDASQHHPTSYAPTTTGSEAASWTVHSSTGNGIYSNPTYQYDQHPQPPARSIQDGHNVSSVAGNSSNLGTANVTQDYNAYASYPSSSNPYGYGSMGYSGYYNNYQQQPNHTYSQPVGAYQNTGAPYQPISSFQNTGSYAGSASYSSTYYNPADYQTTGGYQNSSGYGNQATVWNNGSYSSHPYTNYTPDSSSSYSSGAATTSMQYQQQYKQWADYYNQTEVSCAPGTENLSVTSSSALGCPIPAVTSGYATPSSQPQQSYPPFWRQESSSSAIPSFQPAAVNGGDHDGYWKHGPQTSQIQQTNPIQPNYQSPLDLKSSYDTFQDQQKTVSSQGTNLYLPPPPPLPLPSQQVNLSPVQSAPSPDAKRPKAEKDGSSTGSAPKPVYIAVSLPKPAEKVSSNDAANSILKPGMFPKSLRGYVERALARCKDDKQMAACQAVMKEMITKATADGTLNTRNWDMEPLFPMPDADVINKDSSLSSVQDSLLPKFKKSPRRSKSRWEPMPEEKPVENPVVISNDAVKYNSWVPNAKDRKVAMENKEGKEDVLRNTKFSPLLQRMSNKALQRPFKKQRLTDASIVSENGDASSDSDKEQSLTSYYPSAMTFSDTPEERKRRENRSKRFDLQGHRTENNHSRKKHAAAGNLYNRRASALVLSKNFEDGASKAVEDIDWDALTVKGTCQEIEKRYLRLTSAPDPATVRPEEVLEKALLMVKNSQKNYLYKCDQLKSIRQDLTVQRIRNQLTVKVYETHARLALEFGDLPEYNQCQSQLTTLYAEGIEGSDMEFAAYNLLCVIMHSNNNRDLVSSMARLSLEAKKDEAVKHALAVRAAVTSGNYIAFFRLYKAAPNLNTCLMDLYVEKMRYKAVNCMCRSYRPTLPVSYISQVLGFSTGAAINGASDERDTDALEECSEWLKAHGASIITDNNGDTLLDTKVSASTLCMPEPEDAVAHGDANLAVNDFLARAPL
- the LOC106771980 gene encoding SAC3 family protein A isoform X1, with amino-acid sequence MANEGSNTETLAPAEPHLFENRHVDASQHHPTSYAPTTTGSEAASWTVHSSTGNGIYSNPTYQYDQHPQPPARSIQDGHNVSSVAGNSSNLGTANVTQDYNAYASYPSSSNPYGYGSMGYSGYYNNYQQQPNHTYSQPVGAYQNTGAPYQPISSFQNTGSYAGSASYSSTYYNPADYQTTGGYQNSSGYGNQATVWNNGSYSSHPYTNYTPDSSSSYSSGAATTSMQYQQQYKQWADYYNQTEVSCAPGTENLSVTSSSALGCPIPAVTSGYATPSSQPQQSYPPFWRQESSSSAIPSFQPAAVNGGDHDGYWKHGPQTSQIQQTNPIQPNYQSPLDLKSSYDTFQDQQKTVSSQGTNLYLPPPPPLPLPSQQVNLSPVQSAPSPDAKRVSKLQIPTNPRIASNLTFGQPKAEKDGSSTGSAPKPVYIAVSLPKPAEKVSSNDAANSILKPGMFPKSLRGYVERALARCKDDKQMAACQAVMKEMITKATADGTLNTRNWDMEPLFPMPDADVINKDSSLSSVQDSLLPKFKKSPRRSKSRWEPMPEEKPVENPVVISNDAVKYNSWVPNAKDRKVAMENKEGKEDVLRNTKFSPLLQRMSNKALQRPFKKQRLTDASIVSENGDASSDSDKEQSLTSYYPSAMTFSDTPEERKRRENRSKRFDLQGHRTENNHSRKKHAAAGNLYNRRASALVLSKNFEDGASKAVEDIDWDALTVKGTCQEIEKRYLRLTSAPDPATVRPEEVLEKALLMVKNSQKNYLYKCDQLKSIRQDLTVQRIRNQLTVKVYETHARLALEFGDLPEYNQCQSQLTTLYAEGIEGSDMEFAAYNLLCVIMHSNNNRDLVSSMARLSLEAKKDEAVKHALAVRAAVTSGNYIAFFRLYKAAPNLNTCLMDLYVEKMRYKAVNCMCRSYRPTLPVSYISQVLGFSTGAAINGASDERDTDALEECSEWLKAHGASIITDNNGDTLLDTKVSASTLCMPEPEDAVAHGDANLAVNDFLARAPL
- the LOC106771980 gene encoding SAC3 family protein A isoform X4, translating into MANEGSNTETLAPAEPHLFENRHVDASQHHPTSYAPTTTGSEAASWTVHSSTGNGIYSNPTYQYDQHPQPPARSIQDGHNVSSVAGNSSNLGTANVTQDYNAYASYPSSSNPYGYGSMGYSGYYNNYQQQPNHTYSQPVGAYQNTGAPYQPISSFQNTGSYAGSASYSSTYYNPADYQTTGGYQNSSGYGNQATVWNNGSYSSHPYTNYTPDSSSSYSSGAATTSMQYQQQYKQWADYYNQTEVSCAPGTENLSVTSSSALGCPIPAVTSGYATPSSQPQQSYPPFWRQESSSSAIPSFQPAAVNGGDHDGYWKHGPQTSQIQQTNPIQPNYQSPLDLKSSYDTFQDQQKTVSSQGTNLYLPPPPPLPLPSQQVNLSPVQSAPSPDAKRVSKLQIPTNPRIASNLTFGQPKAEKDGSSTGSAPKPVYIAVSLPKPAEKVSSNDAANSILKPGMFPKSLRGYVERALARCKDDKQMAACQAVMKEMITKATADGTLNTRNWDMEPLFPMPDADVINKDSSLSSVQDSLLPKFKKSPRRSKSRWEPMPEEKPVENPVVISNDAVKYNSWVPNAKDRKVAMENKEGKEDVLRNTKFSPLLQRMSNKALQRPFKKQRLTDASIVSENGDASSDSDKEQSLTSYYPSAMTFSDTPEERKRRENRSKRFDLQGHRTENNHSRKKHAAAGNLYNRRASALVLSKNFEDGASKAVEDIDWDALTVKGTCQEIEKRYLRLTSAPDPATVRPEEVLEKALLMVKNSQKNYLYKCDQLKSIRQDLTVQRIRNQLTVKCQSQLTTLYAEGIEGSDMEFAAYNLLCVIMHSNNNRDLVSSMARLSLEAKKDEAVKHALAVRAAVTSGNYIAFFRLYKAAPNLNTCLMDLYVEKMRYKAVNCMCRSYRPTLPVSYISQVLGFSTGAAINGASDERDTDALEECSEWLKAHGASIITDNNGDTLLDTKVSASTLCMPEPEDAVAHGDANLAVNDFLARAPL
- the LOC106771980 gene encoding SAC3 family protein A isoform X2 is translated as MANEGSNTETLAPAEPHLFENRHVDASQHHPTSYAPTTTGSEAASWTVHSSTGNGIYSNPTYQYDQHPQPPARSIQDGHNVSSVAGNSSNLGTANVTQDYNAYASYPSSSNPYGYGSMGYSGYYNNYQQQPNHTYSQPVGAYQNTGAPYQPISSFQNTGSYAGSASYSSTYYNPADYQTTGGYQNSSGYGNQATVWNNGSYSSHPYTNYTPDSSSSYSSGAATTSMQYQQQYKQWADYYNQTEVSCAPGTENLSVTSSSALGCPIPAVTSGYATPSSQPQQSYPPFWRQESSSSAIPSFQPAAVNGGDHDGYWKHGPQTSQIQQTNPIQPNYQSPLDLKSSYDTFQDQQKTVSSQGTNLYLPPPPPLPLPSQQVNLSPVQSAPSPDAKRVSKLQIPTNPRIASNLTFGQPKAEKDGSSTGSAPKPVYIAVSLPKPAEKVSSNDAANSILKPGMFPKSLRGYVERALARCKDDKQMAACQAVMKEMITKATADGTLNTRNWDMEPLFPMPDADVINKDSLSSVQDSLLPKFKKSPRRSKSRWEPMPEEKPVENPVVISNDAVKYNSWVPNAKDRKVAMENKEGKEDVLRNTKFSPLLQRMSNKALQRPFKKQRLTDASIVSENGDASSDSDKEQSLTSYYPSAMTFSDTPEERKRRENRSKRFDLQGHRTENNHSRKKHAAAGNLYNRRASALVLSKNFEDGASKAVEDIDWDALTVKGTCQEIEKRYLRLTSAPDPATVRPEEVLEKALLMVKNSQKNYLYKCDQLKSIRQDLTVQRIRNQLTVKVYETHARLALEFGDLPEYNQCQSQLTTLYAEGIEGSDMEFAAYNLLCVIMHSNNNRDLVSSMARLSLEAKKDEAVKHALAVRAAVTSGNYIAFFRLYKAAPNLNTCLMDLYVEKMRYKAVNCMCRSYRPTLPVSYISQVLGFSTGAAINGASDERDTDALEECSEWLKAHGASIITDNNGDTLLDTKVSASTLCMPEPEDAVAHGDANLAVNDFLARAPL
- the LOC106771980 gene encoding SAC3 family protein A isoform X7, which gives rise to MGYSGYYNNYQQQPNHTYSQPVGAYQNTGAPYQPISSFQNTGSYAGSASYSSTYYNPADYQTTGGYQNSSGYGNQATVWNNGSYSSHPYTNYTPDSSSSYSSGAATTSMQYQQQYKQWADYYNQTEVSCAPGTENLSVTSSSALGCPIPAVTSGYATPSSQPQQSYPPFWRQESSSSAIPSFQPAAVNGGDHDGYWKHGPQTSQIQQTNPIQPNYQSPLDLKSSYDTFQDQQKTVSSQGTNLYLPPPPPLPLPSQQVNLSPVQSAPSPDAKRVSKLQIPTNPRIASNLTFGQPKAEKDGSSTGSAPKPVYIAVSLPKPAEKVSSNDAANSILKPGMFPKSLRGYVERALARCKDDKQMAACQAVMKEMITKATADGTLNTRNWDMEPLFPMPDADVINKDSSLSSVQDSLLPKFKKSPRRSKSRWEPMPEEKPVENPVVISNDAVKYNSWVPNAKDRKVAMENKEGKEDVLRNTKFSPLLQRMSNKALQRPFKKQRLTDASIVSENGDASSDSDKEQSLTSYYPSAMTFSDTPEERKRRENRSKRFDLQGHRTENNHSRKKHAAAGNLYNRRASALVLSKNFEDGASKAVEDIDWDALTVKGTCQEIEKRYLRLTSAPDPATVRPEEVLEKALLMVKNSQKNYLYKCDQLKSIRQDLTVQRIRNQLTVKVYETHARLALEFGDLPEYNQCQSQLTTLYAEGIEGSDMEFAAYNLLCVIMHSNNNRDLVSSMARLSLEAKKDEAVKHALAVRAAVTSGNYIAFFRLYKAAPNLNTCLMDLYVEKMRYKAVNCMCRSYRPTLPVSYISQVLGFSTGAAINGASDERDTDALEECSEWLKAHGASIITDNNGDTLLDTKVSASTLCMPEPEDAVAHGDANLAVNDFLARAPL